A genomic stretch from Pontivivens ytuae includes:
- a CDS encoding 3'-5' exonuclease: MGPRRRFLALLTGFALALCALFAVALWLGWRQAGGPVAPFLSAGLIGGFAALLLTAGLWLFLDEQVVRPALRIAAAFRARAHGETKGALPPAPHLGDLVPAATALCDSLDAARADMTARLAEETALVEAERAQLAALLSEIPIAVMTVNAAHQITLYDRQCVHMLGHVAPLGLDRSVFDYVEETALRTALGELDAAAGRNFIDVELPTADGSGLVSTRLRPIGRNQGYMLAMEVENAVVAERPLVFDFGLIDRTPGAELADRPLSHLSFVVFDSETTGLDPAKDAVVQLAGVRVVNGRVVEGEVFDHLVDPGRPIPPVAIRVHGVTNEMVAGAPPLAKIGHDFHEFARGAVLVAHNAPFDLAFLKREETRIGKCFDHPVLDTVLLSAALFGESEEHTLDAIAERLDVAIPGADRHTALGDARATAEVLVKMIPMAEGMGIRTFGEAVEVMRRFTRLLPDLNQA; this comes from the coding sequence GTGGGGCCCCGCCGCCGCTTCCTCGCCCTCCTCACCGGTTTCGCGCTCGCGCTCTGCGCGCTCTTCGCCGTGGCCCTCTGGCTCGGCTGGCGGCAGGCGGGCGGGCCGGTGGCGCCGTTCCTCTCCGCTGGGCTGATCGGGGGCTTCGCGGCGCTGCTGCTGACCGCAGGACTGTGGCTGTTCCTCGACGAACAGGTGGTGCGCCCGGCCCTGCGCATCGCCGCCGCCTTCCGCGCGCGGGCGCATGGTGAGACCAAGGGCGCCCTGCCCCCCGCGCCGCATCTGGGCGACCTCGTCCCGGCAGCGACCGCGCTCTGCGACAGCCTCGACGCCGCGCGGGCCGACATGACCGCGCGGCTGGCGGAGGAGACGGCACTGGTGGAGGCCGAGCGTGCGCAGCTGGCCGCCCTCCTCTCAGAGATCCCGATCGCGGTGATGACGGTGAACGCCGCCCACCAGATCACGCTCTACGACCGGCAATGCGTGCACATGCTGGGGCATGTCGCGCCGCTCGGCCTCGACCGCTCCGTCTTCGACTATGTGGAGGAGACGGCCCTGCGCACGGCCCTCGGTGAGCTCGACGCGGCCGCGGGCCGCAACTTCATCGACGTGGAGCTGCCGACCGCCGATGGCAGCGGCCTCGTCAGCACGCGCCTGCGCCCGATCGGGCGCAACCAGGGTTATATGCTCGCCATGGAGGTCGAGAACGCGGTCGTCGCAGAACGCCCGCTGGTCTTCGACTTCGGGCTGATCGACCGGACGCCGGGGGCGGAGCTCGCGGATCGTCCGCTCTCCCACCTCTCCTTCGTGGTGTTCGACAGTGAGACAACGGGGCTCGACCCGGCGAAGGACGCGGTCGTGCAACTTGCCGGAGTGCGCGTGGTCAACGGGCGTGTGGTGGAGGGCGAGGTCTTCGACCACCTCGTCGATCCCGGCCGCCCGATCCCGCCAGTCGCGATCCGCGTGCACGGGGTCACGAACGAGATGGTGGCGGGCGCCCCGCCGCTCGCCAAGATCGGCCACGACTTCCACGAGTTCGCCCGAGGCGCGGTGCTGGTCGCGCACAACGCGCCCTTCGATCTTGCCTTCCTGAAGCGGGAGGAAACGCGGATCGGCAAGTGCTTCGACCATCCGGTGCTCGACACGGTGCTCTTGTCCGCGGCCCTGTTCGGGGAGAGCGAGGAGCATACGCTCGACGCCATCGCCGAGCGGCTCGACGTCGCCATACCGGGTGCTGACCGGCACACGGCGCTCGGTGACGCGCGCGCCACGGCGGAGGTGCTGGTGAAGATGATTCCGATGGCCGAGGGGATGGGCATTCGCACCTTCGGCGAGGCGGTCGAGGTGATGCGCCGCTTCACCCGTCTGCTGCCCGATCTCAACCAGGCCTGA